A genomic segment from Vidua macroura isolate BioBank_ID:100142 chromosome Z, ASM2450914v1, whole genome shotgun sequence encodes:
- the LOC128822007 gene encoding phospholipase A2 inhibitor gamma subunit B-like isoform X2, which yields MRGGKQFIKPLWYTVLCWARLGSSLGLRPISMRVSLGLSFLLAFLDPGGMAISSSIKSCLPSHVCHLGPVTVNYGKVKAKSHLVCCTGDDCRTTSVSLPPDNDVPNGYQCPACYSVDSFQCGNEVVNCTGSEDQCVDLAGLMNAGGLSLKAAMKGCTTISECSMVGDGKNSLGIMDIKLKRFQCRPASAMYSVVYSSGVAAPHKTFLPVLSGFILEKVLF from the exons ATGAGAGGTGGGAAACAG TTTATAAAGCCCTTGTGGTACACAGTGCTTTGTTGGGCAAGACttggcagctccctgggcttACGTCCCATCAGCATGAGAGTATCTCTTGGACTCAGCTTCCTCCTGGCTTTCCTGGACCCAG GGGGGATGGCCATCTCTTCATCCATCAAGTCCTGCCTGCCATCCCACGTCTGCCACCTTGGTCCTGTCACCGTGAATTATGGGAAGGTGAAAGCAAAGAGCCATTTGGTTTGCTGCACGGGCGATGACTGTCGGACCACCTCCGTGTCAT TGCCACCAGATAATGATGTGCCCAATGGATACCAGTGTCCTGCCTGCTACAGCGTGGACTCCTTTCAGTGCGGTAATGAAGTTGTAAACTGCACTGGATCTGAAGACCAATGTGTTGACCTTGCTGGGTTAATGAATGCTG GTGGACTGTCTCTGAAAGCTGCCATGAAGGGTTGCACCACCATTTCTGAATGCAGTATGGTAGGAGATGGAAAAAACAGCCTGGGGATCATGGACATAAAGTTGAAACGGTTCCAATGCAGACCAGCTTCTGCTATGTACAGTGTGGTGTACAGTTCTGGGGTTGCCGCTCCACACAAGACTTTCCTTCCTGTCCTATCAGGATTCATCCTGGAGAAGGTACTTTTCTGA
- the LOC128822007 gene encoding phospholipase A2 inhibitor NAI-like isoform X1, with protein sequence MRGGKQFIKPLWYTVLCWARLGSSLGLRPISMRVSLGLSFLLAFLDPGTCLQCEVCHSMGKSCSGPMKTCTGGEDTCGIILHEVLIGGMAISSSIKSCLPSHVCHLGPVTVNYGKVKAKSHLVCCTGDDCRTTSVSLPPDNDVPNGYQCPACYSVDSFQCGNEVVNCTGSEDQCVDLAGLMNAGGLSLKAAMKGCTTISECSMVGDGKNSLGIMDIKLKRFQCRPASAMYSVVYSSGVAAPHKTFLPVLSGFILEKVLF encoded by the exons ATGAGAGGTGGGAAACAG TTTATAAAGCCCTTGTGGTACACAGTGCTTTGTTGGGCAAGACttggcagctccctgggcttACGTCCCATCAGCATGAGAGTATCTCTTGGACTCAGCTTCCTCCTGGCTTTCCTGGACCCAG GGACCTGCCTCCAGTGTGAGGTATGTCACAGCATGGGAAAAAGCTGCTCTGGCCCCATGAAAACGTGCACTGGTGGTGAAGACACTTGTGGCATTATTCTGCATGAAGTCCTAATAG GGGGGATGGCCATCTCTTCATCCATCAAGTCCTGCCTGCCATCCCACGTCTGCCACCTTGGTCCTGTCACCGTGAATTATGGGAAGGTGAAAGCAAAGAGCCATTTGGTTTGCTGCACGGGCGATGACTGTCGGACCACCTCCGTGTCAT TGCCACCAGATAATGATGTGCCCAATGGATACCAGTGTCCTGCCTGCTACAGCGTGGACTCCTTTCAGTGCGGTAATGAAGTTGTAAACTGCACTGGATCTGAAGACCAATGTGTTGACCTTGCTGGGTTAATGAATGCTG GTGGACTGTCTCTGAAAGCTGCCATGAAGGGTTGCACCACCATTTCTGAATGCAGTATGGTAGGAGATGGAAAAAACAGCCTGGGGATCATGGACATAAAGTTGAAACGGTTCCAATGCAGACCAGCTTCTGCTATGTACAGTGTGGTGTACAGTTCTGGGGTTGCCGCTCCACACAAGACTTTCCTTCCTGTCCTATCAGGATTCATCCTGGAGAAGGTACTTTTCTGA